One Thalassotalea atypica DNA window includes the following coding sequences:
- a CDS encoding peptidylprolyl isomerase, with protein sequence MILKPLFRHLSMAALALTSALSQATIVEFQTSHGNIQVNLHDESTPKTVENFLTYVNNSDYVDTVIHRVEPNFVVQGGGFKYDGDISLDPISTRGSVDNEPLWSNVKGTIAMAKVSGNANSATSQWFFNLENNSANLDLQNGGFTVFGQVIGDGMDVLEAIEDVPLCNSTPIENYTSEQCSNNDVPAYEDFVTIYNIVVVDSSTSTDGDLDKTPNTLINQPDPDDGGNGGSSSGGSFAWMSAVMLLVLGRRFTKK encoded by the coding sequence ATGATCTTAAAACCTTTATTTCGTCATTTATCAATGGCGGCGCTTGCATTAACTAGTGCACTTTCTCAAGCAACAATCGTCGAGTTTCAAACCTCTCACGGTAATATTCAAGTCAACCTACATGATGAATCAACGCCTAAAACCGTTGAGAATTTTTTAACCTATGTAAATAACAGTGATTATGTAGACACTGTTATCCATCGGGTGGAGCCAAACTTTGTTGTTCAAGGCGGCGGCTTTAAATATGATGGTGATATCTCTCTAGATCCTATATCAACCCGTGGCAGTGTTGACAATGAGCCGCTATGGTCCAACGTCAAAGGTACTATTGCAATGGCTAAAGTATCTGGCAATGCTAATAGCGCGACCAGCCAATGGTTTTTTAACCTTGAAAACAACAGCGCCAATCTAGATTTACAAAATGGCGGTTTCACTGTTTTTGGTCAAGTCATTGGCGACGGTATGGATGTGCTTGAAGCCATTGAAGATGTGCCACTTTGTAACAGCACACCGATTGAGAATTACACCAGTGAGCAATGTAGCAATAACGACGTTCCTGCTTATGAAGATTTTGTGACAATCTACAATATTGTTGTCGTTGATAGCAGTACCAGTACTGATGGAGATTTGGATAAAACCCCAAATACTTTGATTAATCAACCAGATCCAGATGATGGTGGTAATGGTGGTAGCAGCAGTGGCGGTAGCTTCGCGTGGATGTCAGCGGTTATGTTGTTAGTGCTAGGCCGTCGTTTTACTAAAAAATAA
- the bfr gene encoding bacterioferritin → MQGNTQVISALNGLLGYELAAMDQYFIHSRMYEDWGINKLYERIDHEFDDEKQHASLLIQRILFLEGIPDMQSRCGLNIGKNVPEMLQSDLDVEYAVAKALKNAIKLCEQEKDFVSREILEKLLDDTEVDHAFWLEQQLGLISTIGLENYIQSQL, encoded by the coding sequence ATGCAAGGTAATACACAGGTAATTTCAGCTCTTAACGGCTTATTAGGCTATGAATTAGCGGCTATGGATCAATACTTCATTCATTCACGCATGTATGAAGACTGGGGCATTAACAAATTATATGAACGAATAGATCACGAATTTGACGATGAAAAGCAACACGCTTCACTACTGATACAACGCATTTTGTTTTTAGAAGGTATTCCAGACATGCAATCTCGTTGTGGCTTAAACATAGGTAAAAATGTACCTGAGATGCTGCAAAGTGACTTAGATGTGGAATACGCTGTCGCCAAAGCACTTAAAAATGCAATCAAGCTATGTGAGCAAGAGAAAGATTTTGTCAGTCGCGAAATATTAGAAAAGCTGCTTGATGATACCGAAGTTGACCACGCATTTTGGCTTGAGCAGCAGCTAGGCTTAATTTCAACCATAGGGTTAGAGAACTACATACAGTCTCAGCTATGA
- the bfr gene encoding bacterioferritin produces MKGNTAVVSALNNALLSELTSINHYFLHARMYKNWGINELNEKCYEKSILDMKQADKLIERVLFLEGLPNLQQLSPLVIGENTQEMLQCDTKFQHGQIKVMRDAISLCEQLQDYVSREILDEILEGEEEYLDWLEAQQYQIDHIGIANYIQAQL; encoded by the coding sequence ATGAAAGGCAATACAGCAGTTGTATCCGCGCTCAATAACGCACTCCTATCCGAATTAACCTCCATTAATCATTATTTTCTACACGCCAGAATGTATAAAAACTGGGGCATTAATGAGCTCAATGAGAAGTGCTATGAAAAGTCAATTCTTGACATGAAACAAGCCGACAAATTAATTGAAAGAGTTTTGTTTTTAGAGGGTTTGCCTAATTTACAACAACTCTCTCCCCTTGTGATTGGTGAGAACACGCAAGAAATGTTGCAATGTGACACTAAGTTTCAGCACGGCCAAATCAAAGTAATGCGTGATGCTATTTCATTATGCGAACAACTACAAGACTATGTGAGCCGCGAGATCCTCGATGAAATTTTGGAAGGTGAAGAGGAATATTTAGATTGGCTTGAAGCCCAACAATATCAAATTGACCACATTGGTATAGCAAACTACATTCAGGCGCAATTATAG
- a CDS encoding (2Fe-2S)-binding protein: MYVCICKGITDHQIKQLVTEEGVGSMRELKNHVALGTQCGTCVKVAQNIINTTIVDEALFKDVG, encoded by the coding sequence ATGTATGTGTGTATTTGCAAAGGCATCACAGATCACCAAATTAAACAGTTGGTTACTGAAGAAGGTGTAGGCTCTATGCGTGAACTTAAAAATCATGTAGCACTGGGCACCCAATGCGGCACTTGTGTAAAAGTAGCTCAAAACATCATTAACACCACTATCGTTGACGAAGCGCTATTCAAAGATGTTGGTTGA
- a CDS encoding substrate-binding periplasmic protein has protein sequence MRLIYFIYFYCVAHLGCFAADGNKILLYTEQFPPYNYTVDGTHRGINLELIELMCQRVKLQCRYEFLPWGRALQAAQLNVNAGIFSTSRYAERESLFHWVGPLVASESYFYRLKSRQDITIADSKDLLKYTVAAPRNDVYVDLLMAIGFTKGKNLLLMSKKYGDVEHFFSEKVDLFIASPLTLSYHTGNKPHLVESIWPLEITRLHGNYLAFNKGIDATIVKQFSAALQALNAEGVPDKLIKKYSNK, from the coding sequence ATGCGATTAATCTATTTTATCTACTTTTACTGCGTTGCTCACCTAGGATGCTTCGCTGCAGACGGTAACAAAATCCTGCTTTATACGGAGCAGTTCCCTCCTTATAACTATACTGTGGACGGTACACACAGAGGCATAAACCTAGAGTTAATAGAGCTGATGTGCCAACGCGTCAAGCTTCAATGTCGTTACGAATTTTTACCATGGGGTAGAGCGTTACAAGCAGCTCAGTTAAACGTAAATGCGGGGATATTTTCCACATCAAGGTATGCTGAGCGGGAGTCACTGTTTCATTGGGTTGGTCCTCTAGTGGCCTCTGAAAGCTATTTTTATCGCTTAAAATCAAGGCAAGATATCACAATCGCTGACTCAAAAGACTTATTAAAATACACAGTCGCAGCACCAAGAAACGATGTTTATGTTGATCTACTGATGGCAATAGGGTTTACCAAAGGAAAAAATCTACTGTTGATGTCTAAAAAGTACGGTGATGTAGAGCATTTTTTCTCGGAAAAAGTTGATTTATTTATCGCGAGCCCACTGACATTGTCCTACCATACGGGAAATAAACCGCACTTAGTTGAATCTATTTGGCCCCTAGAAATAACTCGCTTGCACGGTAATTATTTGGCGTTTAACAAAGGGATTGATGCAACTATTGTTAAGCAATTTAGTGCAGCATTACAGGCATTAAACGCAGAGGGAGTGCCGGACAAACTCATTAAAAAATACTCAAACAAATAG
- a CDS encoding SDR family oxidoreductase: MIRENILITGASSGLGKGMAIEFAKRGRNLALCARREDRLLELKRELESINPNIRVIVKTLDVNEHDQVFEVFKAFKEELSSIDRIIVNAGMGKGASIGTGYFHANKQTAITNFVSAIAQAEAAMEIFREQNSGHLVTISSISAVRGFRRALTVYAATKAAITSLTEGIRIDVMNTPIKVSCIHPGFIRSEINEKVEKVPFIVDTETGCKALVKAIEQEKANSFIPAWPWAWLHWLLRISPTSMLKKMS, from the coding sequence ATGATCAGAGAAAACATTTTAATTACTGGTGCTAGTTCCGGTCTAGGCAAAGGTATGGCCATTGAGTTTGCCAAAAGAGGGAGAAACCTAGCTTTATGCGCTCGCCGTGAAGACAGACTGTTAGAGTTAAAACGGGAACTTGAATCAATAAATCCTAACATACGAGTGATTGTTAAAACGCTCGATGTGAATGAGCACGACCAAGTTTTCGAGGTCTTTAAAGCATTTAAAGAAGAACTTTCATCTATTGATAGAATAATCGTCAATGCAGGAATGGGCAAAGGGGCTTCAATTGGCACAGGATACTTTCACGCAAATAAACAAACAGCCATCACTAATTTTGTTTCAGCGATCGCTCAAGCAGAAGCGGCTATGGAAATATTTCGAGAACAAAATTCTGGTCACCTAGTCACTATATCATCGATTAGCGCTGTAAGAGGCTTCAGGCGTGCATTAACCGTTTATGCTGCAACAAAAGCAGCCATCACGTCGCTAACCGAAGGGATTAGAATTGACGTGATGAATACACCGATTAAAGTCAGCTGTATTCATCCTGGATTTATCCGCAGTGAGATCAATGAAAAGGTCGAAAAAGTACCGTTTATTGTTGATACAGAAACCGGCTGTAAAGCCCTTGTTAAAGCAATTGAGCAAGAAAAGGCGAATAGTTTTATTCCCGCTTGGCCGTGGGCTTGGTTACATTGGCTATTAAGAATTTCACCTACCAGTATGCTCAAGAAAATGAGCTGA
- a CDS encoding DUF6916 family protein: MSKMDLVDLSDIQMTDFSNIVNQPFRCLAPIEGEIELTEVVALNKQDDSRAKKAPFILVFHAPLEFPIQQDTYHLSHQELGTMAIFLVPVGKSEESVIFEATFT; encoded by the coding sequence ATGTCAAAAATGGATTTAGTCGATTTAAGCGATATACAGATGACAGACTTTTCAAATATAGTGAATCAACCGTTTAGATGTTTAGCGCCCATAGAAGGTGAAATTGAGTTGACGGAAGTCGTTGCTCTCAATAAACAAGACGATAGTCGCGCAAAAAAAGCTCCTTTCATTTTGGTTTTTCATGCACCGCTAGAATTTCCAATCCAACAAGATACGTATCATCTATCACACCAAGAATTGGGCACAATGGCCATATTCTTGGTGCCTGTTGGGAAATCAGAAGAAAGCGTGATATTTGAGGCAACATTTACTTAA
- a CDS encoding 50S ribosomal protein L11 methyltransferase: MTNKSIYTHTNHPAFLYQEMLSDQYRMQCYRRAINEVVEQGDVVVDLGTGTGVLAIMAVQAGASHVYAVEVRPQIIPITRQIIADNGMSEQITVIEGDARNITLTESVDVIINELIGDFGTDENIAECVNAVAERYLKPSGTILPRTLKTYLVPVQYQNEYQGIWRENFQGIDLKSVAKLDCVEEAQMRILSHQPTELATPQLIENIDFSKDKKPRLLAHDIEFHVHTAGALHGFMGYFESELTHNVSINNYPGYKGCHWQTWHWPVYPTLNVEKSASINGMLATPENMIAQGWNLTWSHKA; this comes from the coding sequence ATGACAAATAAATCAATATACACGCATACAAATCACCCTGCATTTTTATATCAAGAGATGCTGTCTGATCAATATCGGATGCAATGTTATCGAAGAGCGATCAATGAGGTTGTCGAGCAAGGCGATGTCGTTGTTGATTTAGGTACAGGAACAGGTGTTTTAGCCATCATGGCCGTTCAAGCAGGGGCTTCTCACGTTTATGCTGTTGAGGTGCGTCCACAAATAATACCAATTACACGGCAAATTATTGCTGACAATGGCATGTCAGAGCAGATCACAGTGATTGAAGGTGACGCTAGAAATATTACCCTCACAGAGTCCGTCGATGTGATTATTAATGAGCTTATTGGGGATTTTGGCACAGATGAAAATATTGCCGAGTGCGTCAACGCTGTTGCCGAAAGATACTTAAAGCCTTCAGGGACAATATTACCTCGTACACTCAAAACCTACCTTGTGCCGGTTCAATATCAAAACGAGTATCAAGGAATCTGGCGGGAAAACTTTCAAGGTATTGACCTGAAAAGTGTAGCAAAGCTTGATTGCGTAGAAGAGGCGCAAATGCGGATTTTGTCCCACCAGCCGACTGAACTTGCTACTCCACAGTTAATTGAGAACATTGATTTTAGTAAAGATAAAAAGCCGAGATTGTTGGCTCATGACATTGAGTTTCATGTACATACTGCTGGAGCTTTGCACGGGTTCATGGGGTATTTCGAAAGTGAATTAACTCACAACGTCAGTATTAATAATTATCCGGGATACAAAGGATGTCATTGGCAAACATGGCATTGGCCGGTTTACCCGACACTGAATGTTGAAAAAAGTGCATCAATTAACGGGATGCTGGCAACGCCGGAAAATATGATAGCACAGGGGTGGAACTTAACCTGGTCTCATAAAGCGTGA
- a CDS encoding phage tail protein: protein MSEPFLAEVKIVGFNFSPRGWALCDGQILPINQNQSLYSLLGTAYGGDGRTSFALPDMRGRTPMHVGDGISQGERSGDENHILQESEIPAHTHQARASSATASSSSGTGNLLGVGAGGRRPLTPYGSLTQTAALTGNQVSTTGGQGHNNMQPYLALNFVIALQGLFPSRN, encoded by the coding sequence ATGTCTGAGCCGTTTCTGGCAGAGGTAAAGATCGTCGGATTTAACTTCTCACCGAGAGGTTGGGCTTTATGCGACGGACAAATACTACCTATCAATCAAAATCAATCACTCTATTCTCTACTTGGCACAGCGTATGGCGGTGATGGGCGAACTTCGTTTGCTTTGCCGGATATGCGAGGAAGAACGCCCATGCACGTAGGTGACGGTATATCGCAAGGTGAGCGTTCAGGAGATGAAAACCATATTTTACAAGAATCCGAAATTCCTGCCCATACACATCAAGCAAGAGCTTCATCCGCTACGGCAAGTTCATCATCGGGAACGGGGAACTTACTAGGTGTAGGAGCTGGCGGAAGGAGGCCATTAACGCCTTACGGTAGCTTAACGCAAACAGCGGCACTAACAGGAAATCAGGTATCAACCACTGGAGGTCAAGGGCACAATAATATGCAGCCGTATCTCGCGTTAAACTTTGTTATTGCTCTTCAGGGCTTGTTCCCATCACGTAACTAA
- a CDS encoding phage tail protein, giving the protein MSEPFVGEIRMFAGNFAPRSWSFCDGQLLAVSQNDALFSLFGTIYGGDGRTTFGLPDLRGRIPIHAGSGPGLSTRRLGAKAGSENVSLDSNTVGAHSHGFLASTSAAGDGSPAGNTTATPSGANIYGTGAAVAMSGNSVAATGTGNPHTNLMPTLCVHFIVALFGVYPSRH; this is encoded by the coding sequence ATGTCAGAACCATTTGTGGGTGAAATTAGAATGTTTGCTGGAAACTTTGCTCCTCGAAGTTGGAGTTTTTGTGACGGGCAGCTATTGGCAGTATCTCAAAACGATGCCTTATTTAGTTTATTTGGCACCATATATGGCGGTGATGGTAGAACCACGTTTGGCCTACCGGATTTACGAGGTCGGATACCTATTCATGCTGGGAGTGGACCAGGGTTATCAACACGAAGACTGGGCGCTAAAGCAGGGTCGGAAAATGTGTCGTTAGACAGCAATACCGTGGGGGCACATAGTCATGGCTTTTTAGCCTCGACTTCAGCAGCTGGTGATGGTAGCCCTGCTGGCAACACGACAGCAACACCATCAGGTGCAAATATATACGGTACAGGCGCTGCAGTAGCAATGAGTGGCAACAGTGTTGCTGCTACAGGCACAGGCAATCCACACACAAACCTCATGCCAACGCTTTGTGTACATTTTATTGTCGCGCTTTTCGGCGTTTATCCATCAAGGCATTGA
- a CDS encoding phage tail protein gives MSEPFIAEIRIFAGNFAPRSWAFCDGQLLPVAQNTALFSLIGTTYGGDGRTTTALPNLQGRAPMHPGRGPGLTARRLGERIGTNDVTLTTNQLPPHSHTLNSFPTASATSPSAAVGIGAAPMYASDTDVTNMAVGTLENAGGNQPHNNMQPFLGMYFIIALQGLYPSRS, from the coding sequence ATGTCAGAACCTTTTATAGCTGAAATCAGGATATTTGCCGGAAATTTTGCACCAAGAAGTTGGGCATTTTGTGATGGGCAATTATTGCCTGTGGCACAAAATACGGCGTTATTTTCATTGATAGGTACAACATATGGTGGTGACGGTAGGACAACTACGGCATTACCCAATTTGCAAGGCAGGGCACCAATGCACCCAGGTCGAGGGCCCGGTTTAACTGCTAGGCGTCTTGGCGAAAGAATTGGTACTAACGATGTTACATTGACTACCAATCAACTGCCGCCCCACAGTCATACCTTGAATTCGTTCCCAACGGCAAGTGCGACTTCCCCCTCTGCTGCTGTTGGTATTGGAGCCGCACCAATGTATGCCAGTGATACTGATGTTACTAATATGGCCGTAGGCACTCTGGAAAATGCCGGCGGAAATCAGCCGCACAACAATATGCAGCCATTTTTAGGGATGTATTTCATTATCGCTTTACAGGGGCTTTATCCATCAAGGAGTTAA
- a CDS encoding GNAT family N-acetyltransferase, producing MNSEPLRVEVGQLNAPLAGAISLRMSNESDMAFLLSVYADSRSEEMLKIGHWNDTEKAEFLRFQFYAQDEHYKKHYPKAEFLIIKVEDEDIGRLYVERTSKDIRVMDIALLQPHRRRGIGCKLMTDLLDEAKHHQQTVSLHVEPDNVAKQLYLKLGFSVVEEISFYEKMEWSY from the coding sequence ATGAATAGCGAGCCTTTACGGGTTGAAGTGGGGCAATTAAATGCCCCATTGGCAGGAGCGATATCACTTCGAATGTCGAATGAAAGTGACATGGCGTTCTTGTTGTCGGTTTATGCGGATTCTCGCTCGGAGGAAATGCTTAAAATAGGGCATTGGAATGATACAGAGAAAGCGGAGTTTTTACGTTTTCAATTTTATGCGCAGGATGAGCATTATAAAAAGCATTACCCAAAGGCGGAGTTTTTGATCATTAAGGTTGAAGATGAAGACATAGGACGTTTGTATGTTGAACGAACGTCAAAGGATATACGGGTGATGGATATTGCCTTATTACAACCACATAGGCGACGTGGCATTGGGTGTAAGTTGATGACCGACTTGCTCGACGAAGCCAAGCATCATCAACAAACCGTTAGTCTGCATGTCGAGCCGGACAATGTCGCTAAACAACTATATTTAAAGCTCGGTTTCTCGGTTGTCGAAGAAATTAGTTTTTATGAAAAAATGGAATGGTCTTATTAG
- a CDS encoding SOS response-associated peptidase, with protein sequence MCGRLNVTSDPLSQLVSDYLGIEFNAIDNDDLRPSEAVATIIKPPLGFAQINANWGIKPDWSKQLLINAKAETITEKPTFKSAFSHSRCLVPCSGWYEWKTEENNKIKYQFTAEAKQPLYMGGILYHPESPQLVTLTTSPTKLCAEIHHRMPVLVTATQIEQWFDGSQQELEPLLTSNENCEITIKRMV encoded by the coding sequence ATGTGTGGCAGATTAAATGTAACAAGCGACCCTTTGTCGCAACTAGTAAGCGATTACTTAGGTATTGAGTTTAACGCCATTGATAATGATGATTTAAGGCCGTCAGAGGCTGTTGCCACGATCATTAAGCCCCCATTAGGATTTGCACAAATCAATGCAAATTGGGGCATCAAGCCTGATTGGTCTAAGCAATTACTGATTAACGCTAAGGCAGAAACCATTACGGAAAAGCCAACCTTTAAAAGCGCTTTTAGTCACAGCCGCTGTTTAGTGCCTTGCTCAGGATGGTATGAATGGAAAACTGAAGAAAACAATAAAATAAAATATCAATTTACAGCTGAAGCCAAGCAACCACTGTATATGGGCGGCATATTATACCATCCAGAGTCACCACAATTAGTTACCTTAACGACAAGCCCAACGAAACTATGCGCTGAAATCCATCACAGAATGCCAGTTTTAGTTACCGCTACACAGATTGAACAATGGTTTGATGGCTCACAGCAAGAACTGGAGCCGCTGCTAACGTCTAACGAAAACTGCGAAATTACGATCAAGCGCATGGTGTAA
- a CDS encoding substrate-binding periplasmic protein yields the protein MPTALVFLAKANEPLLFIVNHPGSLPYLYFDRDKEIYQGIIPDILNGLVETNQLNIKYISNSRKRSEEFMYQGGADLMMLSQRWLKEPDKLIATVPLFQHRSFLYKNTAFEKDFSLENSTSAKNICTRKGYTYPKLKTYFRDRMLMRVDSSSHLSMLRMLSKNRCDFAIMNEFNALNLINSSFFKDDKFYRSKHPVSIVPLNIILRSSLVREKEILDRHISKLQESGELQDFIDQHTAKPD from the coding sequence ATGCCCACCGCCTTAGTTTTTTTAGCTAAAGCGAATGAACCTTTGTTATTCATTGTCAATCATCCAGGCTCTCTGCCGTATTTATACTTTGATCGCGACAAAGAAATTTATCAGGGGATCATCCCTGATATTCTCAATGGACTAGTCGAAACCAATCAGTTAAATATTAAATATATCTCAAACAGTCGAAAGCGCAGCGAAGAATTTATGTATCAAGGGGGAGCTGACTTGATGATGTTGAGCCAGCGCTGGTTAAAAGAGCCCGACAAATTGATCGCAACAGTGCCTTTGTTCCAGCACCGCAGTTTTCTCTATAAAAATACAGCATTTGAAAAAGATTTTTCATTAGAAAACTCTACTAGTGCAAAAAATATTTGTACTAGAAAGGGCTATACCTACCCTAAACTTAAAACATATTTTCGTGACCGAATGTTGATGCGTGTAGACTCTTCAAGCCATTTATCCATGTTACGAATGTTGTCTAAAAATCGTTGCGATTTTGCGATAATGAACGAATTTAACGCGTTGAACTTAATTAATTCTTCGTTTTTCAAAGATGACAAATTTTATCGTTCGAAACACCCTGTCAGTATCGTGCCACTAAATATTATTTTGCGCTCGAGTTTAGTACGTGAAAAAGAAATTTTGGATCGGCACATTAGTAAATTGCAAGAAAGTGGTGAGTTACAAGATTTTATTGACCAGCATACCGCCAAACCAGATTGA
- a CDS encoding cupin domain-containing protein, producing the protein MSLKVNADFTQRVVIKPNDYSWVDSPMPGVERMMLDRIGDEVAQATSLVRYAPNSKFSSHVHSGGEEFIVVEGVFADEHGQYPKGTYVRNPIGTAHTPNIGKEGATILVKLQQFDVEDDKQLAIDTTKEKFLPGIVDGLTVLPLHEHQIEHVALVRWAPNTQFNRHKHWSGEEIFVLEGTFYDEHGAYPKGTWIRSPHLSEHTPFTKDDGCLIWVKTGHLTD; encoded by the coding sequence ATGTCGCTAAAAGTAAATGCTGACTTTACCCAGCGTGTCGTAATTAAGCCAAATGATTACAGCTGGGTTGATTCCCCAATGCCTGGTGTAGAGCGCATGATGCTCGACCGCATTGGTGACGAAGTAGCTCAAGCTACATCATTGGTGCGTTATGCCCCTAACAGTAAGTTCAGCTCGCACGTTCATTCTGGCGGCGAAGAGTTCATCGTTGTCGAAGGCGTTTTTGCTGATGAGCATGGTCAATATCCGAAAGGAACCTATGTTCGAAACCCTATAGGCACAGCTCACACACCTAACATTGGAAAAGAAGGTGCGACGATTTTAGTAAAACTTCAGCAGTTTGATGTTGAAGATGACAAGCAATTGGCAATAGATACAACCAAAGAGAAATTTCTCCCAGGGATTGTTGACGGGCTGACTGTGTTACCGCTGCATGAGCACCAAATAGAGCACGTTGCATTGGTACGTTGGGCGCCAAACACACAATTTAACCGCCATAAACATTGGAGTGGTGAGGAAATTTTTGTACTTGAAGGGACCTTTTATGATGAACATGGTGCATACCCTAAAGGTACATGGATAAGAAGCCCTCACTTGAGTGAGCATACGCCGTTTACAAAAGATGACGGATGCCTAATTTGGGTTAAAACGGGTCACCTTACCGACTAA
- a CDS encoding DMT family transporter — protein MQTISFTCLAMLAFAANSVLCRIALSESEIDPATFTSIRLASGALTLFLLVSVQQASRKIKNKGTGSWLAAFALFIYAAAFSFAYVNIPTGTGAFILFSTVQLFLLVHALLNGAQLTKWQWFGFMFALIGLLVLLLPGIKAPPILSAVLMMLAGCAWGIYSIKGKAGTDPLGVTADNFTRTLPMVVLLNIVMISQFSIDIKGSVYAILSGVFGSAIGYAIWYTVLPKLQDTSASVVQLSVPVIATIAGVFLLSEAITIQSIVASLTILTGILIVLLSKRE, from the coding sequence ATGCAAACTATTTCTTTTACATGTCTTGCGATGCTTGCGTTTGCGGCTAATTCAGTATTGTGCCGAATCGCACTAAGTGAATCAGAAATTGATCCCGCGACTTTTACTTCAATCCGTTTGGCTAGCGGTGCATTGACGCTTTTCCTTTTGGTTAGTGTTCAACAAGCTAGTCGAAAAATTAAGAATAAAGGCACCGGCAGTTGGTTAGCGGCATTCGCATTGTTTATTTACGCTGCCGCCTTTTCATTTGCCTATGTGAATATTCCAACGGGAACCGGCGCTTTTATATTATTCAGCACAGTACAACTATTTTTACTTGTTCATGCCCTTTTAAATGGAGCACAACTGACTAAGTGGCAATGGTTCGGTTTCATGTTCGCTTTGATAGGACTATTAGTATTATTGCTACCAGGGATAAAAGCGCCGCCAATACTATCGGCTGTACTGATGATGCTTGCTGGTTGTGCGTGGGGAATTTACTCAATAAAAGGAAAAGCAGGCACCGATCCTTTGGGGGTAACAGCAGATAATTTCACCCGCACGTTACCAATGGTTGTGTTACTAAACATAGTGATGATAAGTCAGTTTTCGATAGACATTAAAGGTAGCGTCTATGCGATACTGTCAGGCGTTTTTGGCTCTGCTATCGGCTACGCTATTTGGTATACGGTGTTACCTAAACTTCAAGATACTAGTGCGTCGGTAGTTCAGCTTTCTGTACCAGTAATAGCTACTATTGCGGGTGTTTTCTTGTTGTCTGAAGCAATAACAATACAATCAATTGTTGCGTCATTAACGATATTGACAGGAATACTCATTGTTTTATTAAGTAAGAGAGAATAA